One stretch of Roseovarius mucosus DNA includes these proteins:
- a CDS encoding ABC transporter substrate-binding protein, which translates to MKHLTLIFALLASPAMAQDKMTLILDWFINPDHGPIILAEELGYFKEAGLEVEVIAPADPSDPPKMVAAGQADLAISYQPQLHMQIENGLPLRRVGTLVATPLNCLLVLEDGPIKSTADLKGRKVGFSVAGVEEVLLSTILAQHGHSLSDIELVSVNWSLSPSLMSGQVDAVIGAYRNFELNQMEIEGVPGRCFYIEEEGVPAYDELIYVANPDSMDAEMIRRFLHATERATQYIMNHPQDSWEIFAGTSPELQDELNEKAWVDTFPRFATRPAALDHARYKRFEQFLLDAGMISDATPVSGLAMDLNAE; encoded by the coding sequence ATGAAACACCTCACCCTGATCTTTGCCCTTTTGGCCAGCCCGGCCATGGCGCAGGACAAGATGACCCTGATCCTCGATTGGTTCATAAACCCCGATCACGGGCCCATCATTCTGGCCGAGGAATTGGGATATTTCAAAGAAGCCGGACTCGAGGTAGAGGTCATTGCCCCCGCCGACCCAAGTGATCCGCCCAAGATGGTCGCCGCCGGGCAAGCCGATCTTGCGATTTCCTATCAGCCGCAATTGCACATGCAGATCGAGAATGGCCTTCCGCTGCGCCGCGTTGGCACGCTCGTTGCCACGCCGCTCAATTGTCTCTTGGTGTTAGAGGATGGGCCGATCAAATCCACGGCTGACCTTAAGGGCCGCAAGGTTGGTTTTTCGGTGGCTGGCGTCGAAGAAGTGCTGCTTTCAACAATTCTTGCGCAGCATGGCCACAGCCTGAGCGATATCGAACTGGTCAGCGTCAACTGGTCGCTGTCGCCCTCGCTCATGTCCGGTCAGGTCGATGCGGTGATCGGCGCCTATCGTAACTTCGAGCTTAATCAGATGGAGATCGAAGGCGTGCCGGGCCGCTGTTTCTATATCGAGGAAGAAGGTGTGCCCGCCTATGACGAGCTGATCTATGTCGCCAATCCCGATTCGATGGATGCCGAGATGATCCGCCGCTTTCTGCACGCCACTGAGCGCGCAACGCAGTACATCATGAACCATCCGCAAGACAGCTGGGAGATTTTCGCAGGCACTTCGCCCGAATTGCAGGATGAGCTTAATGAAAAGGCTTGGGTTGACACTTTTCCACGCTTTGCAACCCGGCCCGCCGCCTTGGATCACGCGCGCTACAAGCGGTTTGAACAATTCCTGCTCGACGCAGGAATGATCAGTGACGCGACCCCGGTTTCCGGGCTTGCCATGGACCTGAACGCAGAATGA